GCCTACATGCAGAGGCACTTCCTAAAATACTCGAGGAGTGCAAGCCTTATTTCAAGGATTTAAAAGCAGTTGCAGTCACTTCAACCCCAGGTCTTGCAGTAACATTAGTAGAGGGTGTGACAATGGCTAAGGCAATCTCTGTTGCCCTTGATGTACCTCTAATAGGGGTAAATCATCTTGTGGGGCATATATATTCACTCTTCATAGAGAAAGAAGCACACTTTCCGCTAACAGTTCTTTTAGTCTCTGGTGGTCACACGCAGGTAATGGAAGTTAAAAGCCTAGAAGAGATTGAGACTGTAGCTAAAAGTATGGATGACAGCTTTGGTGAGAGTTTTGACAAAGTGGCTAAGATGATGGGACTTGGTTATCCCGGTGGACCTCTTATTCAAGAGTTAGCAAAAGATGGAGATAGAAAAAAGCATAACTTTACTATTCCTCTATCTCAATCTAAACTTATAGCTTTTTCATACTCAGGACTTAAAAATGCGGTAAGACTTGCAATTGAGAAAGTGGATGAGAGCGAATATAAAGATGTAGCAGCTTCGTTTGAGCATATTGCAACAGCACATCTCACACAGAAGTTAAAGAAGTACTTTAAAGAGGTAAAACCTGAAACGTTCGCAATAGTTGGAGGTGCAAGTGCTAACCTTTACCTGCGTTCACAGATAGAGGAGTTACTAAAACCTCATAATGCCACTCTGCTTTTAAGTGAACTGAAATATTGCTCAGACAACGCGGCAATGATAGGCAGAGTTGCCATAGAGATGTATGAAAAAGAGATGTTTAGTTCACTCGACGAGTTAGATATTTCTCCTAGAAGCATTATTTGAGAGGCAAATCTTAACTTAAACTTATGAGAAATCGCTCCAAAGTTTAAATAAGACTATTATTATCCGATTTAACATATACTTCTCTCAACAAAACAAGAAAGAAACTTTTTAAAAATAATAAAGGTTTATTTTGTTAAAATAAATTAAATTAAAACATAAGGAGCCAAAATGGCAACTACAAAATTCAAAGGTACAGACGTAGAATTATTAGGAAATGAGGTAAATGTTGGTGATAAAGCACCTTCAGTTACTGTTGTAAATTCAGACGGTTTAGGTGATGTAGTAGTTGGTGGTGCTCAAGGTCACAAGCAACTTATTATTGTTGTTCCTTCATTAGACACAGGTGTGTGTGCTACTGAAACTCGTAATTTCAATGCAAAAGCTTCATCTTTATCGGGTGTAAAGCCAACTATTGTTTCTTTAGATTTACCATTTGCTGCTGGGCGTTTTTGTTCAACAGAAGGTATCACTAATTTAACTGTAACTTCAGATTTTAGAAACAAAGATTTTGCTAATGCATACGGTGTATTACTTGGTGGTTCTGTTCTTGCTGGTGTAACATGTAGAGCAATTTTTGCAATAAACGAAGATGGTATTGTAACTTATAAAGAAATCGTTCCAGAAATAACTGAAGAGCCTAACTACGACGCTGCAATCGCTGCTGTTAGTTAAGTAACAAATTTTAGACTTAATGGGGTATACATAAGTATCCTTTTCTCCTTTTTAGGACTTCCGTCCTAAAAGTTTTCACAACTGCTTTTTAACTTAAGATAACTAAACAAACCAATTTGCTATAATTGATTAAATTATATTAAGGATTTTTAATGAGAAAAATTTTATCTGTATTAACATGCGCAGCAATAGTATCAACAGCTGCAATGGCTGACATTGCAAGGGTTGAAGTGGGTGCAGGAGCTTGGATGCAAACTCCAGAGGGTACAGCAAGTTACACTGATGGTGTGGCAGACGGTAGTTATGTTTCTAGCAAGAAAGACAATACAGAAGGTTATGCTTGGTTGCTACTTAAGCATCCAGTGCCTGTCCTTCCTAATCTTAGGTTGGAGTATGCATCTCTTAGTGATGAAGGAGTGGTAAGTGGTCAATTCAAAGACTTTGATGTAACAGTAGGTAGTACTACAATGTCTTATGATATGAAACAATATGATATTATCCCATACTATAATATTTTAGATAATACAGCTTGGATTACTTTAGATCTTGGTCTGGATATAAAAGTTATAGACATATCTTACGCGGTTGCTCCGGTTGCTGGTATCACAGGTGACTTAAGTGGTAGCGAAACAGTAGCAATTCCGCTTCTTTATGCTAGAGCACGTGTTGAAATTCC
The sequence above is drawn from the Candidatus Sulfurimonas baltica genome and encodes:
- the tsaD gene encoding tRNA (adenosine(37)-N6)-threonylcarbamoyltransferase complex transferase subunit TsaD; this encodes MILSIESSCDDSAIAITEIATKKLLFHKKISQELEHSVYGGVVPELAARLHAEALPKILEECKPYFKDLKAVAVTSTPGLAVTLVEGVTMAKAISVALDVPLIGVNHLVGHIYSLFIEKEAHFPLTVLLVSGGHTQVMEVKSLEEIETVAKSMDDSFGESFDKVAKMMGLGYPGGPLIQELAKDGDRKKHNFTIPLSQSKLIAFSYSGLKNAVRLAIEKVDESEYKDVAASFEHIATAHLTQKLKKYFKEVKPETFAIVGGASANLYLRSQIEELLKPHNATLLLSELKYCSDNAAMIGRVAIEMYEKEMFSSLDELDISPRSII
- the tpx gene encoding thiol peroxidase, whose protein sequence is MATTKFKGTDVELLGNEVNVGDKAPSVTVVNSDGLGDVVVGGAQGHKQLIIVVPSLDTGVCATETRNFNAKASSLSGVKPTIVSLDLPFAAGRFCSTEGITNLTVTSDFRNKDFANAYGVLLGGSVLAGVTCRAIFAINEDGIVTYKEIVPEITEEPNYDAAIAAVS
- a CDS encoding TIGR04219 family outer membrane beta-barrel protein is translated as MRKILSVLTCAAIVSTAAMADIARVEVGAGAWMQTPEGTASYTDGVADGSYVSSKKDNTEGYAWLLLKHPVPVLPNLRLEYASLSDEGVVSGQFKDFDVTVGSTTMSYDMKQYDIIPYYNILDNTAWITLDLGLDIKVIDISYAVAPVAGITGDLSGSETVAIPLLYARARVEIPTTDIGIEADVKYISFDSNTMYDVRVKVDYTMDFVPVIQPALEVGYRVQKIETDDTTDSNLNIDFSGIYAGLVFRF